One bacterium genomic window, ATCAGCGAAGGTATGCCGAAGGTGAGTGAGCGCTCGTTGCCGCGCTTTTCTCATTCCCAGGTTTTGGAAAATGTGTGAAAAACGTCTGATTCCTGATCGTCGCCGCGGTTTTTTCGGCAACTCTGGGTGCAGCAATTCGCCCTGACTGTCATTGCGAACAGAGCAGATGCAGCTAGGAATCGGTACGTTCTCAGTTTGGCAATGTCAATAATCGCGGAGCTGGAGCTCCGCGCTCCCATTCTCTCGTTGCCAAGATCTGAGACTGCGTGATGATTGGGCGAGTCCAGTGCGGACGAGTCCAGTGATTAAATTCGCGCACGATTTTCCTCGCCCAAGCTCTCGAGCTTGGGAATGAAAAAAATGCGTTAGCTTGCTGTCCAGGGAAAACAGCCAGGCAAGGAAACCATTAGTCCGATTTCACGTAAACCAGGTACACATGCCAAGTTGCTTGAATTTGACAGGAGTTCTGCCATGTCCATTTTCACGCCATTTAAGCGTCCCGCCTGCGTTTGGGCTTTTGCCACCAGTATGTTCATCCTGCCTCTCTCGGGCAGCGCCCGCAGTCTTGACATCCCCAGCTCCAGTTTCGGCATTAGTTTCGGCAATTCCAAAGCTTTCACTGGACTGCGTTTAAATTATCGCGATCGCGATGTGAATTTTGTCAACGGCATCAACATCACCCTGTGGAAGCCCTATGAGTCCAATCAGTTGTCCCGGATCATAGGGTTTTCCTTCGGCACACTGCCCGGCGGTGGATCCCTGATCGGCTTGCAGTTAGGCGGGCTCGGCATCGCCGCAGATACTAATGTAAAGGGCATCTCGTTGGCACTGTTGGGCATCGGCAGCGGCGCGGAGGTGAAAGGCCTCTCTATCGCCGGACTCGGACTGGGGTCGGGCGGCATCGTGACCGGAGTGAACATCGGCGGATTGGGCGTGGGAGCAGGCGGCGTGCTCAGCGGCATCACTCTGGCTGGGCTGGGCGTCGGCTCGGGCGGCAATGTGATGGGCCTGAATGCAGCCGGACTCGGCATCGGCGCCGGCGGCGACCTTGTCGGCATTACCGTGGCGGGATTGGGCGCCGGGGCGGCAGAGAATGCCACCGGCCTTCAATGCGCGGGTTTTGGCGTGGGTGTGGGTGGAAAGTTGACCGGTATCTCGATTGCCGGATTCGGTGTGGGCGCGGGTGGCGAAATTGTCGGAATTTCGTTGGCTGGCTTTGGCGTGGGCGCAGGGAACAGAATCAGAGGCATCACCATCGGCGGTCTCGGTGTGGGAGCTGGAAGTGAACTTGGCGGCATCACCCTGGCCGGGCTGGGCGCCGGCGGCAGGAGCGTGAAAGGACTCACCATGGCCGGAATTACAGTGGCCGGCAAAGAGTTAAGAGGGGTGCAGCTTGCTCTGGGCACGGTTCGCGTGGTTGATGACGGCCACATGAGCCTGTTCAGCGCCAGCGCCTTTAACCATATTCAGGGCATGCAAAGCGGACTGTCCATCGGGCTGGTTAATTACGCCCGACGCCTCAAGGGTTTACAACTCGGTGTGATCAACATCGTCAGAGACAATCGTAAATACCTGCGCGTGCTGCCGTTGTTCAATGTCGGTTTCAAATGAAACAAGGTAATGGATCCGGGTTTTTGAATAACGATGTCTCAAACAAATGGGATCTCTGTTAATGACGCAGCGAAACGATATCTCGTGCTGCCGCAAAACCGCGACAGCACGCAGAGGTCGAACGGATTTCACTCACTCTGGTCCATCGGAACGAGGGGTAAAAGTTATATTTTATTTCATCAAAATCGCCTTGCGAATGTTTTTATATCCATCTGCTTCCAGAACATAGAGATAAACGCCATTCGGCAAGTTTTCAGCATTCCAGCCCACCCGGTGTACGCCCGCTGACAGTTTTTCGTCGACAAGTTGTACAACCTTGCTCCCCATCAACGTGTAGATTTTAAGCGAAACCTGTGCAGGCTCTGATAAGGAAAATTCGATGGTCGTGGTGGGATTAAAGGGATTGGGATAATTCGGATACAGCGCCATTCGATCCGGAACAGTACTCCGGCGTTCGGTTTCTACTTTTGTCGTCAGAGCAGAGGATAGATCAAACGAGGCGATTTGATTATTGGTGCACAGAACGATAACCGCATTTCGTTTCGAATCATAAGCGATATCCCCCAGACCCATTTCATTGGTGTTCGAACCCATGGGAGGCGTTTCAGCGACCACCTTTGCCGATTGAGGGCCATCGGTGACATCCAGCAGGTAACCTTTTTGCGGTAGTATCTCGCCGCTGATAACCATGATATACTCTCGGTTTGCATAAGTAAAATAGGTGATCCCGGAGGTATGATCATCTGCGACTTCATAGGGAATGCTGCCGATGACGCTGCCATCGGGCGCCAGCAGGGTCACGGGCGTATAATAGGTAATATACCCATTGTTAACCCAGATAGTACCGCCGGGAGCGGTGGAGGCAA contains:
- a CDS encoding T9SS type A sorting domain-containing protein — encoded protein: MLRPIAMFIIAVGLPLSTLNAQPVVLQTNWKIDAEKISFTNIPWFSPGDNGVRYCTYNPKTDHVLVISRTNVAGGLTGPNADIIILDAATGAKIGKLPFDPAIIRGQDPFVLLNIKCADDGVIYAGNLVQSAATYPFKLYRWEDETAAPTLAFESIQWSDRYGDALAVIGEGDQTMIYVSGSVDQKYINVLTTSNGIDFEWTDMLEIPPAYASLGIASTAPGGTIWVNNGYITYYTPVTLLAPDGSVIGSIPYEVADDHTSGITYFTYANREYIMVISGEILPQKGYLLDVTDGPQSAKVVAETPPMGSNTNEMGLGDIAYDSKRNAVIVLCTNNQIASFDLSSALTTKVETERRSTVPDRMALYPNYPNPFNPTTTIEFSLSEPAQVSLKIYTLMGSKVVQLVDEKLSAGVHRVGWNAENLPNGVYLYVLEADGYKNIRKAILMK